A region of Paroedura picta isolate Pp20150507F unplaced genomic scaffold, Ppicta_v3.0 Ppicta_v3_sca21, whole genome shotgun sequence DNA encodes the following proteins:
- the NFKBIB gene encoding NF-kappa-B inhibitor beta — protein sequence MASWSGPGAPGGEAKRRASVGEEWCDSGLGSLSEGQLRQLQAEEAMEGGGASERLDSALGDSLAGLVEGVGAVRLEGQPQQPQQERGEEEEAKAAVDPEAWLHHVLAFATEDGDTALHLAVIHEHEAFLDSILQYTEGTDYLDVQNDLGQTALHIAVILDASDFVGKLVSAGAGLCMQEKGGHTALHLACREGRRECAQHLLAPPASQRSCHGNGFRAQLDCTNYDGYTPLHVAVLRKDLEMVNLLVAAGADLNKPELSCGRSPLHLAVESQNPEVVEYLLRAGADPEARMYVGYTPMYSAVHRPDQKIPQLLREFGSEEPDWESEESLDSNSEEEYDDIVIKSGR from the exons ATGGCGTCGTGGTCCGGGCCGGGCGCCCCCGGCGGGGAGGCGAAGCGGCGGGCGTCGGTGGGCGAGGAGTGGTGCGACAGCGGGCTGGGGTCGCTGAGCGAGGGGCAGCTGCGGCAGCTGCAGGCCGAAGAGGCCATGGAGGGCGGCGGCGCCTCGGAGCGCCTCGACTCGGCGCTGGGCGACTCGCTGGCCGGCCTCGTGGAGGGCGTGGGGGCCGTGCGCCTCGAGGGGCAgccgcagcagccgcagcaggagcgcggggaggaggaggaggccaaggCGGCCGTGGACCCCGAGGCCTGGCTGCACCACGTCCTGGCCTTCGCCACCGAGGACGGCGACAC AGCCCTCCACCTGGCCGTTATCCATGAGCACGAGGCCTTTCTGGATTCCATCCTGCAGTACACGGAGGGGACCGATTATCTGGATGTTCAAAACGACCTTGGACAG acAGCGTTGCACATCGCAGTTATCCTCGACGCTTCGGATTTTGTTGGCAAATTAGTGTCGGCGGGAGCAGGGCTGTGCATGCAGGAGAAGGGCGGGCACACAGCCTTGCACTTGGCGTGCCGCGAAGGGCGGCGGGAATGCGCACAGCACCTCCTGGCCCCACCAGCATCGCAGAGGTCCTGCCATGGGAATGGCTTCCGGGCCCAGCTGGACTGCACCAATTACGATG GTTACACGCCCCTCCACGTTGCCGTCTTGCGGAAAGATCTGGAAATGGTCAATCTCTTGGTTGCAGCAGGAGCCGACCTCAACAAACCG GAGCTGAGCTGTGGCCGGAGTCCTCTTCACCTGGCGGTGGAGTCGCAGAACCCAGAGGTGGTAGAATACCTGCTACGGGCCGGAGCTGACCCAGAGGCCCGCATGTACGTCGGCTACACACCCATGTACAGCGCTGTGCACCGGCCCGACCAAAAAATCCCACAGCTGTTGCGAGAGTTTGGGTCCGAGGAGCCCGACTGGGAATCGGAGGAGAGCCTGGACAGTAACAGCGAG GAGGAGTATGATGACATCGTCATCAAAAGCGGGCGTTAA
- the CCER2 gene encoding coiled-coil domain-containing glutamate-rich protein 2 translates to MLLAAGIALRLLLFLGHANALPITSQLTEEDEKVTKCITEILADTLSKPSPVPVTSECMKILREDERVLAMLHHQHLLSELEELAHQENAKHRLGHEDPHDAWGAEGAEKEEVKKREERPSQQRAAAASEKMRQQEGEWKEEGQGLKEYQKTVEEKVKEVSHREDHREALEDSAAKEEIEDEGDGDVSRKKKRRVSSETWSSREYFGQLKNRGSVGPKIREVMLQGSQDTVQRRGSDKRSFEPEGEEEEDDSSEEKPMSHRHGGYHHHEDWEDEEEEGERKKRRGDLAKRVAEKASNEETAQFEEEEKGVKISNSKGHLHGGWKPWPEQEGQEEEEEEGEMRYGHHHRSTDLDLKKRHGEDHPKGRHHGHEEDEGEREASQDEARELEKLQEIEQDLQKAAEKLRELKRGSHHPPRHGQV, encoded by the exons CCAATGCTCTGCCGATAACAAGTCAGCTCACGGAAGAAGACGAGAAG GTGACCAAATGCATCACGGAGATCCTCGCAGACACCCTCTCCAAGCCCAGTCCAGTTCCGGTGACCAGCGAATGTATGAAAATCCTCCGGGAGG ATGAGAGAGTCCTGGCCATGCTTCACCATCAGCATCTGCTGTCCGAGCTGGAAGAACTGGCGCACCAAG AGAATGCAAAGCATCGTCTGGGTCATGAAGACCCCCATGATGCTTGGGGAGCAGAAGGTGCAGAGAAGGAGGAGGTAAAGAAGCGGGAGGAGAGGCCCAGCCAGCAGAGAGCAGCGGCCGCTTCGGAGAAGATGCGGCAGcaagaaggggagtggaaggaagaggggcagGGTCTGAAGGAGTACCAAAAGACGGTTGAGGAGAAGGTGAAGGAAGTCTCCCATAGAGAGGACCACCGGGAGGCTCTGGAAGATTCGGCAGCCAAAGAAGAGATAGAGGATGAGGGTGATGGAGACGTgtcgaggaagaagaagaggagggtcTCCTCGGAGACGTGGTCCTCTCGGGAATATTTTGGCCAGCTGAAGAACAGAGGGTCCGTGGGACCAAAAATCAGGGAAGTGATGCTTCAAGGAAGCCAGGATACAGTCCAAAGAAGGGGTTCAGACAAGAGGTCTTTCGAGccggagggagaagaggaagaagacgacAGCTCTGAAGAGAAGCCCATGAGCCACCGCCATGGAGGATACCATCACCACGAGGActgggaggacgaggaggaggaaggagagaggaagaagaggaggggtgATCTGGCCAAGCGAGTGGCTGAGAAGGCCAGCAATGAAGAGACAGCCCAGtttgaagaggaagagaaaggggtgaAGATCTCCAACTCCAAAGGCCATCTCCATGGAGGCTGGAAGCCCTGGCCAGAAcaggaggggcaggaggaggaggaagaggaaggtgagaTGCGATATGGACACCACCATAGATCGACTGACCTAGACCTCAAGAAGAGACACGGGGAGGATCACCCAAAAGGCAGGCACCATGGCCATGAAGAGgatgagggagaaagggaggccaGCCAAGATGAG GCCCGGGAACTGGAGAAGCTGCAAGAGATTGAGCAAGACCTTCAGAAGGCCGCTGAGAAACTTCGGGAGCTGAAGAGAGGGTCCCATCACCCGCCCCGTCACGGGCAGGTTTAG